One genomic region from Amycolatopsis sp. FBCC-B4732 encodes:
- the rimO gene encoding 30S ribosomal protein S12 methylthiotransferase RimO: protein MPSPATDPAATRRVSLLTLGCARNEVDSEELAGRLAAGGWELAADPEESDVVVVNTCGFVESAKKDSVDTLLAASDTGKKVVAVGCMAERYGHELADSLPEADAVLGFDHYADLSARLDDVVAGRKIASHTPGDRRKLLPISPVQRPAAAETVEVPGHAQHGWGPRVLRTRLDDAPVAALKIASGCDRRCSFCAIPSFRGSFVSRQPDEIVAEAMWLAENGVKELFLVSENSTSYGKDFGRDGATALERLLPRLAAVDGIERVRVSYLQPAETRPQLVKAIATTPGVAEYFDLSFQHSSEQVLRRMRRFGSTDSFLALTEQIREYAPEAGIRTNVIVGFPGETEHDLSELERFLTGARLDAVGVFGYSDEDGTEAEGFDGKLDAEEVAKRVTRISALVEELTSQRAEDRIGTFVDVLVELDDDGEVTGRAAHQAPEVDGECIILDAPEKAQVGDFLRCEVVDSAGVDLIVRAVPDADR, encoded by the coding sequence GTGCCTTCCCCTGCCACGGACCCAGCCGCCACCCGACGCGTCTCCCTGCTGACCCTGGGCTGCGCCCGCAACGAGGTCGACTCGGAGGAGCTCGCGGGCCGGCTCGCGGCCGGCGGCTGGGAGCTGGCGGCCGATCCCGAAGAGTCCGACGTCGTGGTGGTCAACACCTGCGGCTTCGTCGAATCGGCCAAAAAGGACTCGGTGGACACGCTGCTGGCGGCGTCCGACACGGGCAAGAAGGTCGTCGCCGTCGGCTGCATGGCCGAGCGCTACGGCCACGAGCTCGCCGACAGCCTCCCCGAAGCCGACGCCGTGCTGGGCTTCGACCACTACGCCGACCTCTCGGCCCGGCTCGACGACGTCGTCGCCGGCCGCAAGATCGCCTCGCACACCCCCGGCGACCGCCGCAAGCTGCTGCCGATCAGCCCGGTCCAGCGGCCCGCCGCCGCGGAGACCGTCGAGGTCCCGGGCCACGCGCAGCACGGCTGGGGCCCGCGGGTGCTGCGCACGCGCCTCGACGACGCGCCGGTCGCCGCGCTGAAGATCGCCTCCGGCTGCGACCGGCGCTGCTCGTTCTGCGCGATCCCGTCGTTCCGCGGCTCCTTCGTCTCGCGGCAGCCCGACGAGATCGTCGCCGAAGCGATGTGGCTGGCCGAAAACGGCGTCAAGGAACTGTTCCTGGTCAGCGAGAACTCGACGTCGTACGGCAAGGACTTCGGCCGCGACGGCGCCACCGCGCTGGAGCGGCTGCTGCCGCGCCTGGCGGCGGTCGACGGCATCGAGCGCGTCCGCGTCTCCTACCTGCAGCCGGCCGAGACGCGCCCGCAGCTGGTCAAGGCCATCGCCACCACGCCGGGCGTCGCCGAGTACTTCGACCTGTCGTTCCAGCACTCCAGCGAGCAGGTGCTGCGCCGGATGCGCCGGTTCGGCTCGACCGACTCGTTCCTCGCGCTGACCGAGCAGATCCGCGAGTACGCGCCCGAGGCGGGCATCCGCACCAACGTGATCGTCGGGTTCCCCGGTGAGACCGAGCACGACCTGAGCGAGCTGGAGCGCTTCCTGACCGGCGCGCGCCTCGACGCGGTCGGCGTCTTCGGCTACTCCGACGAGGACGGCACCGAGGCCGAGGGCTTCGACGGCAAGCTCGACGCCGAAGAGGTCGCGAAGCGGGTCACCCGGATCTCGGCGCTGGTCGAGGAGCTGACCTCGCAGCGCGCCGAGGACCGGATCGGCACCTTCGTCGACGTCCTGGTCGAGCTGGACGACGACGGCGAGGTCACCGGCCGCGCCGCGCACCAGGCCCCCGAGGTCGACGGCGAGTGCATCATCCTCGACGCGCCGGAGAAGGCCCAGGTCGGCGACTTCCTGCGGTGCGAGGTCGTGGACTCGGCGGGCGTCGACCTGATCGTCCGCGCGGTACCGGACGCCGACCGGTGA
- a CDS encoding phage shock envelope stress response protein PspM — MGQQGKRRDFGELSAKLEKHIEKLPDYAVRAQEKLQKVQKYFPPAEQAGGKSPRPNPLQRPPVRRPDVTTSLTSMANQVPAFAEARAKWDRWNHPAAKLERRKRRTAKALTLWIILTILCGVVTVAAAVGWISPTHAAMMPQAITAFAGVVIFGTFSVRSGLKLRDLKRTPIPAAPAGPPPLPAARSAAREPMERLAECEASLIELLRQLSVPSPVGTAPVSEVAVADARQTANEAAAALRGLAARIQAIERGRDSAPAREKAALAAAVGKLREQLDDGIEGYRGLVAAAGHTVAASSDGLVTSKQDLTDATDRLAGLAMALRELS, encoded by the coding sequence ATGGGGCAGCAAGGCAAGCGGCGTGACTTCGGCGAACTGAGCGCCAAGCTGGAGAAGCACATCGAGAAGCTGCCCGACTACGCCGTCCGCGCCCAGGAAAAGCTCCAAAAGGTGCAGAAGTACTTCCCGCCGGCCGAGCAGGCCGGCGGGAAGTCTCCGCGCCCGAACCCGCTGCAACGGCCGCCCGTGCGGCGGCCGGACGTGACGACGTCGCTGACGTCGATGGCGAACCAGGTCCCGGCCTTCGCCGAGGCCCGGGCCAAGTGGGACCGCTGGAACCACCCGGCCGCGAAGCTCGAACGCCGCAAGCGGCGCACGGCGAAGGCGCTCACGCTGTGGATCATCCTCACGATCCTGTGCGGCGTGGTCACCGTGGCGGCCGCCGTGGGCTGGATCAGCCCCACCCACGCCGCGATGATGCCGCAGGCGATCACGGCGTTCGCCGGAGTCGTCATCTTCGGCACGTTCAGCGTCCGGTCCGGCCTCAAGCTGCGCGACCTCAAGCGCACCCCGATCCCGGCGGCGCCGGCCGGCCCACCGCCGCTGCCGGCCGCCCGGTCGGCGGCCCGCGAACCCATGGAACGGCTCGCCGAGTGCGAGGCGTCGCTGATCGAGCTGCTGCGCCAGCTTTCGGTGCCGTCCCCGGTGGGCACGGCCCCGGTTTCCGAGGTGGCCGTCGCGGACGCCCGGCAGACGGCGAACGAAGCCGCCGCCGCGCTGCGCGGCCTGGCGGCCCGCATCCAGGCGATCGAGCGCGGCCGGGACTCCGCGCCGGCCCGGGAGAAGGCGGCCTTGGCCGCGGCGGTCGGCAAGCTCCGCGAACAGCTCGACGACGGCATCGAGGGCTACCGCGGCCTGGTCGCCGCGGCGGGCCACACGGTCGCCGCCTCCAGCGACGGCCTGGTGACGTCGAAGCAGGACCTCACCGACGCGACCGACCGCCTGGCGGGGCTGGCGATGGCCCTGCGCGAGCTCTCCTGA
- a CDS encoding CinA family protein, which translates to MTHSRSPAIPAEGDEQAAALVAALTRRGETVAAAESLTAGLVCATLARVPGASAALRGGLVVYATELKTVLAGVDATLLAEHGAVHPEVAAQLAEGARERCGATWGLGLTGVAGPGAQDGVEPGTVHVGLAGPGTRTPRVSGVRVAEPPTRGEASFVTVRTLALSGDRDLIRTRSVQAAFALLGEHLT; encoded by the coding sequence ATGACTCATTCGCGATCTCCGGCCATCCCCGCCGAGGGTGACGAGCAGGCCGCCGCCCTCGTCGCGGCCCTCACCCGGCGCGGGGAGACCGTCGCCGCCGCCGAGTCGCTGACCGCCGGGCTCGTCTGCGCCACCCTCGCGCGCGTGCCCGGGGCCAGCGCGGCCCTGCGTGGCGGGCTCGTCGTCTACGCCACCGAACTCAAGACCGTCCTCGCCGGCGTCGACGCCACCCTGCTGGCCGAGCACGGCGCCGTCCACCCCGAGGTCGCCGCGCAGCTCGCCGAGGGTGCCCGTGAGCGGTGCGGGGCCACCTGGGGCCTCGGGCTCACCGGCGTGGCCGGCCCGGGCGCGCAGGACGGCGTCGAGCCCGGAACCGTGCACGTCGGGCTGGCGGGGCCAGGAACACGCACACCGCGTGTTTCGGGGGTTCGGGTGGCGGAGCCCCCGACCCGAGGCGAAGCCTCGTTTGTCACAGTCCGTACGCTGGCGTTGAGCGGCGATCGCGACTTGATCAGGACCCGATCGGTCCAGGCCGCGTTTGCCCTGCTTGGGGAACATCTGACGTGA
- a CDS encoding quinone-dependent dihydroorotate dehydrogenase, with protein MFFDKIVRPALYRLSYHDPELVHERTISVLARLGKAAPALGGALRVDDPVTVLGLRFPNRVGLAAGMDKNGRALPAWAALGFGFVEVGTVTRLAQPGNPRPRLFSLPASDAVINRMGFNNDGAEALAAKLARDGKPGVPLGISIGKSKVTPLDEAVEDYRFSLRALYPYADYFAINVSSPNTPGLRQLQDRAALAELLGELRATSAELAGQGTPTPLLVKVAPDLTDDALGELLEVAVEHGVAGIIATNTTLSRDGIAAAESGLAGQAGGLSGRPLTTRAAEVVRFVHDHTGGTLPIIGVGGVLGPDDALRLVDAGASLVQLYTGFALHGPGLVRRVSRGLAGRR; from the coding sequence GTGTTCTTCGACAAGATCGTCCGCCCGGCGCTGTACCGGCTGTCCTACCACGACCCCGAGCTGGTGCACGAGCGCACGATCAGCGTCCTCGCCCGGCTCGGCAAGGCGGCGCCCGCGCTCGGCGGCGCCCTCCGCGTCGACGACCCGGTGACGGTGCTCGGCCTGCGCTTCCCCAACCGCGTCGGCCTGGCCGCCGGGATGGACAAGAACGGCCGCGCGCTGCCCGCGTGGGCCGCGCTGGGCTTCGGGTTCGTCGAGGTCGGCACGGTGACGCGGCTGGCGCAGCCGGGCAACCCCCGGCCGCGGCTGTTCAGCCTCCCCGCGTCCGACGCGGTGATCAACCGCATGGGCTTCAACAACGACGGCGCCGAAGCGCTCGCGGCGAAGCTGGCTCGCGACGGCAAACCCGGCGTCCCGCTGGGGATCAGCATCGGCAAGTCGAAGGTGACGCCGCTCGACGAGGCCGTCGAGGACTACCGGTTCTCGCTGCGGGCGCTGTACCCGTACGCGGACTACTTCGCGATCAACGTCAGCTCCCCGAACACGCCGGGCCTGCGGCAGCTGCAGGACCGCGCCGCGCTGGCCGAGCTGCTCGGCGAGCTGCGGGCGACGTCCGCGGAGCTGGCCGGCCAGGGCACGCCGACGCCGCTGCTGGTGAAGGTCGCGCCCGACCTGACCGACGACGCGCTGGGCGAGCTGCTGGAGGTCGCGGTCGAGCACGGCGTCGCCGGGATCATCGCGACGAACACGACGTTGTCCCGCGACGGCATCGCGGCCGCGGAGAGCGGCCTGGCCGGACAGGCGGGAGGGCTGTCCGGCCGGCCGCTGACCACCCGCGCGGCCGAGGTCGTGCGGTTCGTGCACGACCACACCGGCGGGACCCTGCCGATCATCGGCGTCGGCGGCGTCCTGGGCCCGGACGACGCGCTCCGGCTCGTGGACGCCGGTGCGTCGCTCGTGCAGCTCTACACGGGCTTCGCGCTGCACGGGCCGGGCCTGGTGCGCCGCGTCAGCCGGGGGCTCGCAGGCCGGCGGTAG
- a CDS encoding helix-turn-helix domain-containing protein, with translation MTVLLREAIGDRLRHARTNQRRTLRDISRAARVSLGYLSEVERGQKEASSELLASICQALDLPLGELLHKVAADVSALDNVEVAPVDERIVEGRPREKRGAEASAAGIEGGRLMSELIGNDLADLRVSPAPRMNTTLRTTIGQPKLASTIAA, from the coding sequence ATGACCGTGCTGTTGCGTGAGGCGATCGGTGATCGGCTCCGTCATGCCCGCACCAACCAGCGTCGTACGCTGCGCGACATCTCCCGCGCCGCCAGGGTCAGCCTCGGCTACCTCTCGGAGGTGGAACGGGGCCAGAAGGAGGCGTCGAGCGAGCTGCTCGCGTCCATCTGCCAGGCTCTGGACCTTCCGCTCGGCGAACTGCTGCACAAGGTGGCGGCGGACGTTTCGGCCCTCGACAACGTCGAGGTCGCGCCGGTCGACGAGCGGATCGTGGAGGGCAGGCCCCGGGAGAAGCGGGGTGCCGAGGCCTCGGCGGCCGGTATCGAAGGCGGCCGCCTGATGTCCGAGCTGATCGGGAACGACCTCGCCGACCTGCGGGTTTCCCCGGCACCGCGGATGAACACCACCCTGCGGACGACGATCGGCCAGCCCAAGCTGGCCTCGACGATCGCGGCATAG
- the pgsA gene encoding CDP-diacylglycerol--glycerol-3-phosphate 3-phosphatidyltransferase — MSALPSDAADEGLTHDAPAQVPEPTPVPTLNVANLLTLSRLVLVPLFVAALFVGDGHDTTWRALATGLFAIASATDQLDGWVARKYGLITDFGKIADPIADKALTGAALVGLSVLGELGWWVTIVIAVREIGVTLLRFWVIRHGVIPASRGGKAKTMAQIAAIVAYLLPLPAGADPVRWSLMGLALVLTVVTGVDYLVRAIRLRAAGRRVTGS, encoded by the coding sequence GTGAGTGCGCTCCCCAGCGACGCCGCCGACGAGGGCCTGACGCACGACGCCCCCGCCCAGGTCCCCGAGCCGACCCCGGTCCCGACGCTCAACGTCGCGAACCTGCTGACGCTGTCGCGGCTGGTCCTGGTCCCGCTGTTCGTCGCCGCGCTGTTCGTCGGCGACGGCCACGACACCACCTGGCGCGCGCTCGCGACCGGCCTCTTCGCCATCGCTTCGGCCACCGACCAGCTGGACGGCTGGGTCGCCCGCAAGTACGGCCTAATCACCGACTTCGGCAAGATCGCCGACCCGATCGCGGACAAGGCGCTGACCGGCGCCGCGCTGGTGGGGCTGAGCGTTCTCGGCGAGCTGGGCTGGTGGGTCACGATCGTGATCGCGGTCCGCGAGATCGGCGTGACGCTGCTGCGCTTCTGGGTGATCCGCCACGGCGTGATCCCGGCCAGCCGGGGCGGGAAGGCGAAGACGATGGCGCAGATCGCGGCCATCGTGGCGTACCTGCTGCCGCTGCCGGCCGGCGCGGACCCTGTCCGCTGGTCGCTGATGGGCCTGGCCCTGGTGCTGACGGTGGTGACGGGCGTGGACTACCTGGTCCGCGCGATCCGGCTGCGCGCGGCCGGGCGCCGGGTCACCGGGAGCTGA
- a CDS encoding GNAT family N-acetyltransferase, which produces MLRPDYPITTDRLLLRPFTPGDLDALNSFQSRADVARYLYWGPRSRAESAAALAKRVHSSTLTKEGQFLAVAVELASTGQLIGDLNLEWISSEHRQGEIGFVFHPDHHGKGLAAEATTELLRLAFEDLGLHRVIGRCDGRNTASAALMERLGMRREAHLKENEIVKGEWTDELIYALLEDEWKDLRASGA; this is translated from the coding sequence ATGCTCAGGCCCGACTACCCGATCACCACGGATCGGCTGCTCCTGCGCCCGTTCACGCCCGGCGACCTCGACGCGCTGAACTCCTTCCAGTCCCGTGCCGACGTCGCCCGTTACCTCTACTGGGGGCCGCGCAGCCGGGCCGAGTCGGCCGCCGCGCTGGCCAAGCGGGTCCACAGCTCCACGCTGACGAAGGAAGGGCAGTTCCTGGCCGTGGCGGTCGAACTGGCCTCGACCGGGCAGCTGATCGGCGACCTGAACCTCGAGTGGATCAGCAGCGAGCACCGCCAGGGCGAGATCGGCTTCGTCTTCCACCCGGACCACCACGGCAAGGGCCTGGCCGCCGAGGCGACGACCGAACTGCTGCGGCTGGCCTTCGAAGACCTGGGGCTGCACCGCGTCATCGGCCGCTGCGACGGCCGGAACACCGCGTCCGCCGCGCTGATGGAACGCCTCGGGATGCGCCGGGAAGCGCATCTTAAGGAGAACGAGATCGTCAAGGGCGAGTGGACCGACGAGCTGATCTACGCCCTGCTCGAAGACGAGTGGAAAGACCTCCGGGCCTCGGGCGCGTAG
- a CDS encoding amidase family protein, whose amino-acid sequence MNTLPPDPDLVPVTPPTASHRVVAAFERITEAGRPEIWTTLRAVEDVLVDAKTVDERVKAGEDLPLAGTVFAVQDLIDVAGQPSGTGVPETSAPVVARLIAAGALVLGKTGAAMVSGTWDRTKAGGNGAAVAVALGIVDLALSTGGAVPAALNAVAAVKPTRGLLPAADGVSVYSNGLVTAHRALTQMTGGDRSWPADVRLGAGEHPRIGYPADLPLGEAASLALETVVARLTASGAVLTPFSVREPGFDGFDALVVPTVPEHPGIAEALADPAGVGHRLAACTAFANLLDVAAVSVPVSPGDRRPFGVTFLTRAFEDQIALDLATVCTDEPMTPYPEPGEDVVVFGAHLRGQPLNAELTGLGARFGGPVRTIEGYRMVLLGTEPPQPGVLAGGAVLDGERWRLSPAAFERFAAALKEPFVLDRVELDDGTAPLAVRCLAADGPALDRYESWRGYVRFASTAGLRAPG is encoded by the coding sequence GTGAACACGCTCCCGCCGGACCCGGACCTCGTCCCGGTCACCCCGCCCACCGCCTCGCACCGCGTCGTCGCCGCCTTCGAGCGCATCACCGAAGCCGGCCGCCCCGAAATCTGGACCACCCTCCGCGCCGTCGAAGACGTCCTCGTCGACGCCAAGACCGTCGACGAACGCGTCAAAGCCGGGGAAGACCTGCCGCTGGCCGGCACCGTGTTCGCCGTGCAGGACCTGATCGACGTCGCCGGGCAGCCGTCCGGGACCGGCGTGCCGGAGACCAGCGCCCCGGTCGTCGCCCGGCTCATCGCCGCCGGTGCCCTCGTGCTCGGCAAGACCGGTGCCGCCATGGTTTCCGGGACCTGGGACCGCACCAAGGCCGGCGGGAACGGCGCGGCGGTCGCCGTCGCGCTGGGCATCGTCGACCTGGCGCTGAGCACCGGGGGAGCCGTCCCCGCGGCGCTGAACGCCGTCGCCGCCGTGAAGCCGACACGCGGCCTGCTGCCCGCCGCCGACGGCGTCTCCGTCTACTCGAACGGCCTGGTCACCGCGCACCGCGCGCTCACGCAGATGACCGGCGGCGACCGGTCCTGGCCCGCCGACGTCCGCCTCGGCGCCGGCGAGCACCCGAGAATCGGCTACCCCGCCGACCTGCCCCTCGGCGAGGCCGCGAGCCTGGCGCTCGAGACCGTCGTCGCCCGGCTGACGGCGTCGGGGGCCGTGCTGACCCCGTTCTCCGTGCGAGAGCCCGGGTTCGACGGGTTCGACGCCCTCGTCGTGCCCACCGTCCCGGAGCACCCCGGGATCGCCGAAGCGCTGGCCGACCCGGCCGGCGTGGGCCACCGCCTGGCCGCCTGCACGGCGTTCGCGAACCTCCTCGACGTGGCCGCGGTGTCGGTCCCGGTGTCGCCGGGCGACCGCCGTCCGTTCGGCGTCACCTTCCTGACGCGGGCGTTCGAAGACCAGATCGCGCTGGACCTCGCGACCGTCTGCACGGACGAGCCGATGACGCCCTACCCCGAGCCGGGCGAGGACGTCGTCGTGTTCGGCGCGCACCTGCGCGGCCAGCCGCTCAACGCCGAGCTCACCGGGCTCGGCGCCCGGTTCGGCGGACCGGTCCGGACCATCGAGGGCTACCGGATGGTGCTCCTGGGCACCGAGCCGCCGCAACCCGGCGTGCTCGCCGGTGGCGCCGTCCTCGACGGCGAACGCTGGCGGCTGTCCCCGGCCGCGTTCGAGCGGTTCGCCGCCGCGCTCAAGGAACCCTTCGTGCTCGACCGCGTCGAGCTGGACGACGGCACCGCCCCGCTCGCCGTCCGCTGCCTCGCCGCGGACGGGCCCGCTCTGGACCGCTACGAGTCCTGGCGCGGGTACGTCCGGTTCGCTTCTACCGCCGGCCTGCGAGCCCCCGGCTGA
- a CDS encoding PspA/IM30 family protein → MANPFVKFWKYMMAAFSSKIDEHADPKVQIQQAIEEAQRNHQALTQQAASVIGNQRQLEMKLNRQLGDVEKLQASTRQALVLADEARSKGDEQKATEFENAAESFATQLVTAEQNIEDLKTLHDQSLQAAAQAKKAVERNSQMLQQKLAERTKLLSQLEQAKMQEQVSASLNQMSQLAAPGNTPSLEEVRDKIEKRYTTALGSAELAQNSVQGRMMEVQASTTQLAGQSRLQQIRASMHGDSVAQVTDGGAAAQKPASSSADIQREIQARVQAEQGKNPA, encoded by the coding sequence ATGGCCAACCCGTTCGTGAAGTTCTGGAAGTACATGATGGCGGCGTTCTCGTCGAAGATCGACGAGCACGCCGACCCGAAGGTACAGATCCAGCAGGCCATCGAGGAGGCGCAGCGCAACCACCAGGCGCTGACGCAGCAGGCCGCCTCCGTGATCGGCAACCAGCGGCAGCTGGAGATGAAGCTCAACCGGCAGCTCGGCGACGTCGAAAAGCTGCAGGCGTCCACCCGGCAGGCGCTCGTCCTCGCGGACGAGGCCCGCAGCAAGGGTGACGAGCAGAAGGCCACCGAGTTCGAGAACGCCGCGGAGAGCTTCGCGACGCAGCTCGTCACGGCCGAGCAGAACATCGAGGACCTGAAGACGCTGCACGACCAGTCGCTGCAGGCCGCGGCCCAGGCCAAGAAGGCCGTGGAGCGCAACTCGCAGATGCTGCAGCAGAAGCTGGCCGAGCGCACGAAGCTGCTCTCGCAGCTGGAGCAGGCGAAGATGCAGGAGCAGGTCTCCGCTTCGCTGAACCAGATGAGCCAGCTGGCGGCGCCGGGCAACACGCCGTCGCTGGAAGAGGTCCGCGACAAGATCGAGAAGCGCTACACCACGGCGCTGGGCTCGGCCGAGCTGGCGCAGAACTCGGTCCAGGGGCGGATGATGGAGGTCCAGGCCTCCACCACGCAGCTGGCCGGCCAGTCGCGGCTGCAGCAGATCCGCGCGTCGATGCACGGCGACTCGGTCGCCCAGGTGACCGACGGCGGCGCGGCGGCCCAGAAGCCGGCGAGCAGCTCGGCGGACATCCAGCGGGAGATCCAGGCGCGCGTGCAGGCCGAGCAGGGCAAGAACCCGGCCTGA
- a CDS encoding amino-acid N-acetyltransferase, producing MPSASPRPTVRRARIADVRKIKALVDSDAGRVLLEKDLVTLYEAVQEFWVAELGDEVVGAAALHVLWEDIAELRTVVVDKAVRGQGVGRLLVARLVEEARELGLRRLFVLTFETSFFAGHGFVEIDGTPVSHEVFEEMRRSHDTGVAEFLDLPYAKPNTLGNSRMLLQL from the coding sequence GTGCCGTCCGCCTCCCCCCGCCCGACCGTCCGCCGCGCGCGGATCGCCGACGTCCGCAAGATCAAGGCCCTCGTCGATTCGGACGCCGGCCGCGTCCTGCTGGAGAAGGACCTGGTCACGCTCTACGAGGCGGTCCAGGAGTTCTGGGTCGCCGAACTGGGTGACGAAGTCGTCGGCGCGGCGGCCCTGCACGTGCTCTGGGAGGACATCGCCGAGCTGCGCACGGTGGTGGTCGACAAGGCGGTCCGCGGCCAGGGTGTCGGGCGGCTGCTCGTGGCGCGGCTGGTGGAGGAGGCCCGTGAGCTGGGTCTCAGGCGGCTGTTCGTGCTGACCTTCGAGACGAGCTTCTTCGCCGGGCACGGCTTCGTGGAGATCGACGGGACGCCGGTTTCGCACGAGGTGTTCGAGGAGATGCGGCGCTCGCACGACACGGGCGTGGCGGAGTTCCTGGACCTGCCGTACGCGAAGCCGAACACGCTGGGCAACTCGCGGATGCTGCTGCAGCTCTGA
- a CDS encoding phospholipase: MRTTLRNLGATVAVAVTVGGGVLAGASTAAAVDIPTVTDQYLFSTSLSGFESIRNQAPYSGQLDWSSDGCSWSPDTPFGWQFLPGCHRHDFGYRNYKKQGRFSEANRLKIDDNLYSDLKSVCGSNVACKGAAWTYYQAVRKFGG; the protein is encoded by the coding sequence ATGCGCACGACACTGCGGAACCTGGGGGCCACCGTGGCGGTGGCCGTGACTGTCGGCGGAGGCGTCCTCGCGGGCGCCAGCACCGCGGCGGCCGTCGACATCCCGACGGTCACCGACCAGTACCTCTTCTCCACGTCCCTCTCCGGCTTCGAGTCGATCCGGAACCAGGCGCCCTACTCCGGCCAGCTCGACTGGTCGTCGGACGGCTGCTCGTGGTCGCCGGACACGCCGTTCGGCTGGCAGTTCCTGCCCGGCTGCCACCGGCACGACTTCGGCTACCGCAACTACAAGAAGCAGGGCCGCTTCTCCGAGGCGAACCGGCTGAAGATCGACGACAACCTCTACAGCGACCTCAAGAGCGTCTGCGGCTCCAACGTGGCCTGCAAGGGCGCCGCCTGGACGTACTACCAGGCGGTCCGCAAGTTCGGCGGCTGA